In Devosia sp. 1566, a single genomic region encodes these proteins:
- a CDS encoding adenylosuccinate synthase yields the protein MANVVVVGSQWGDEGKGKIVDWLSERADVVVRYHGGHNAGHTLVIDGVSYKLALLPSGLVQGKLSVIGNGVVVDPHHFVAEMAKLRAQGVTITPDVLRIADNAPLILSLHRELDAIREDSTSGLKIGTTKRGIGPAYEDKVGRRAIRLIDLSQPETLMPKIERLLTHHNALRRGMGLPEIEAETIRQELISVADQILPFMDQVWQVLDEKRKAGARILFEGAQGALLDNDHGTYPFVTSSNTVAGQAAAGSGLGPTAIGYVLGITKAYTTRVGEGPFPCELDDEIGEHLATVGREVGVNTGRPRRCGWFDAVLVRQTVKTSGISGIALTKLDVLDGLKEIKICVGYELDGSRIDYLPALMEAQARVTPIYETLEGWSQTTAGARSWAELPAQAVKYVRYIEELIGAPVAMLSTSPERADTILVVDPFQD from the coding sequence ATGGCGAATGTGGTTGTCGTCGGCTCGCAGTGGGGCGACGAGGGCAAGGGCAAGATCGTGGACTGGCTCTCCGAGCGTGCCGATGTGGTGGTGCGCTATCATGGCGGCCACAATGCCGGCCATACGCTGGTGATCGATGGCGTCAGCTACAAGCTGGCGCTGCTGCCATCTGGCCTGGTGCAGGGCAAGCTGTCGGTGATCGGCAACGGGGTGGTGGTGGATCCCCACCATTTTGTGGCCGAGATGGCCAAGCTGCGGGCGCAAGGCGTCACGATCACTCCCGATGTGCTGCGCATTGCCGACAACGCGCCGCTGATCCTGTCGCTGCATCGCGAACTCGACGCCATCCGCGAAGACAGCACGTCCGGGCTCAAGATCGGTACCACCAAGCGTGGCATCGGCCCGGCCTATGAGGACAAGGTGGGTCGTCGGGCGATCAGGCTGATCGATTTGAGCCAGCCCGAAACGCTGATGCCCAAGATCGAGCGACTGCTGACGCACCACAATGCGCTGCGCCGCGGCATGGGTCTGCCCGAGATCGAGGCCGAAACGATCCGGCAGGAGCTGATCTCGGTAGCCGACCAGATCCTGCCCTTCATGGACCAGGTCTGGCAGGTGCTCGACGAAAAGCGCAAAGCTGGCGCACGCATTCTGTTTGAGGGAGCGCAGGGTGCGCTGCTCGATAATGACCACGGCACTTATCCCTTCGTGACCTCGTCCAACACGGTGGCAGGGCAGGCTGCGGCCGGTTCCGGGCTGGGGCCAACGGCAATCGGCTATGTGCTGGGAATTACCAAGGCTTATACGACCCGCGTCGGCGAGGGCCCGTTCCCTTGCGAGCTGGATGACGAGATCGGCGAGCATCTGGCCACGGTCGGTCGCGAGGTCGGCGTCAATACCGGGCGGCCGCGCCGCTGCGGCTGGTTCGATGCGGTGCTGGTGCGTCAAACCGTCAAGACTTCCGGCATTTCGGGAATTGCGCTGACCAAGCTGGACGTGCTGGACGGGCTCAAGGAAATCAAGATCTGCGTCGGCTATGAGCTGGATGGATCACGGATCGATTACTTGCCTGCCTTGATGGAGGCACAGGCGCGGGTTACGCCCATCTACGAAACCCTCGAAGGATGGTCGCAAACCACGGCCGGGGCGCGCAGCTGGGCGGAACTGCCGGCCCAGGCGGTCAAGTATGTGCGCTATATCGAGGAACTGATCGGGGCGCCGGTCGCCATGTTGTCGACGAGCCCGGAGCGCGCCGATACTATCCTTGTGGTTGACCCGTTCCAAGATTGA
- a CDS encoding ATP-binding cassette domain-containing protein, producing MLRVDELCFAYPNTAEPYGFSLAAAPGEITAVSGASGSGKSTLLDLLAGFLTPTSGSIVLDGQQLVPLPPEQRPVSLLLQSESLFEHLSAGRNIALGLPARIPKASVHQQVEAALAEVGLSGIGAQPAATLSGGQKQRVALARTLLRARPVLLLDEPFSALDDQTRAVIRDLVRTLTVRHGWHTILVSHHNDDILALASRRYHLADRKLVAD from the coding sequence GTGCTGCGCGTTGACGAGCTTTGTTTTGCTTATCCCAACACGGCCGAGCCCTATGGTTTTTCCCTCGCCGCTGCGCCCGGCGAGATCACCGCCGTGTCGGGCGCCAGCGGTTCGGGCAAGTCCACCCTGCTTGATCTCCTCGCTGGCTTTCTCACGCCGACCTCGGGCAGCATCGTGCTCGATGGCCAGCAACTCGTGCCCCTGCCACCCGAGCAGCGCCCGGTATCGCTTCTGTTGCAAAGCGAAAGCCTCTTCGAGCACTTGAGCGCCGGCCGCAACATCGCCCTCGGCTTGCCCGCCCGTATCCCCAAGGCAAGCGTTCACCAGCAAGTGGAAGCCGCTCTCGCCGAAGTTGGTTTGTCTGGCATTGGCGCCCAGCCCGCCGCGACCCTATCGGGCGGGCAAAAGCAGCGCGTCGCTCTCGCCCGCACCCTGCTACGCGCCCGTCCGGTTTTGCTGCTCGACGAGCCCTTTTCGGCGCTCGACGATCAAACCCGCGCCGTGATCCGCGATCTCGTCAGGACGCTGACGGTCCGGCATGGCTGGCACACCATCCTCGTCAGCCACCACAATGATGATATCCTCGCCCTCGCCAGCCGGCGCTATCATCTGGCGGATCGGAAACTGGTGGCGGACTAA
- the serA gene encoding phosphoglycerate dehydrogenase, whose product MPKVLVSDKLSPTAVQIFKDNGVEVDYLPDLGKDKEKLLEVIGQYDGLAIRSATKVTEKVIAAATNLKVIGRAGIGVDNVDIPAATKKGIIVMNTPFGNSITTAEHAIAMMMALARQLPEADASTRASKWEKNRFMGVEVTNKTLGLIGAGNIGSIVADRAQGLKMKVIAYDPFLTPERAQDMGVEKVELDDLLARADFITLHTPLIEATRNILNAETLAKTKKGVRIINCARGGLIDETALYDALKSGQVAGAALDVFLEEPAQNNPLFELPNVICTPHLGASTTEAQENVALQVAEQISAYLMTGEITNALNFPSISAEEAPRLTPFIKLAEVLGSFAGQLTETAIKSITIEFEGDVAAMNTRPMVAAALNGVLKPMMGEVNMVSAPQIAKDRGIAVQVTTREQQGAYENYIRLTVATEKQERSLAGTVFANGKPRVIQVKGINMEAELTPSMLYVTNEDKPGHIGRLGTLLGKLGINIANFNLGRTDPGADAIALVSIDGTLSEPQLAEIAQLEGVKQAKALRF is encoded by the coding sequence ATGCCCAAGGTTCTCGTTTCCGACAAACTCAGCCCTACAGCCGTGCAAATCTTCAAGGATAACGGCGTCGAGGTCGACTATTTGCCCGATCTGGGCAAGGACAAGGAAAAGCTGCTCGAGGTGATCGGGCAATATGATGGCCTCGCCATCCGTTCGGCCACCAAGGTCACCGAGAAGGTCATCGCCGCCGCCACCAACCTCAAGGTGATCGGGCGGGCTGGCATCGGGGTCGACAATGTCGACATCCCGGCTGCGACCAAGAAGGGCATCATCGTGATGAACACGCCCTTTGGGAACTCGATCACCACCGCCGAGCACGCCATTGCCATGATGATGGCGCTCGCCCGCCAGTTGCCCGAGGCTGACGCGTCCACCCGCGCTTCCAAGTGGGAAAAGAACCGCTTCATGGGCGTTGAGGTCACCAACAAGACTCTTGGCCTGATCGGGGCGGGCAATATCGGCTCGATCGTTGCCGATCGGGCGCAGGGCCTCAAGATGAAGGTCATCGCCTATGATCCGTTCCTGACCCCCGAGCGGGCGCAGGATATGGGCGTCGAAAAGGTCGAGCTGGACGACTTGCTGGCGCGCGCCGACTTCATCACACTGCACACGCCGCTGATCGAAGCCACCCGCAACATTCTCAATGCCGAGACGCTGGCCAAGACCAAGAAGGGCGTGCGGATCATCAACTGCGCCCGTGGCGGTCTCATCGATGAAACCGCGCTTTATGATGCGCTGAAGTCCGGCCAGGTGGCCGGCGCAGCGCTCGACGTGTTCCTGGAGGAGCCGGCGCAGAACAATCCGCTGTTCGAGCTGCCCAATGTGATCTGCACGCCCCATTTGGGTGCATCGACCACCGAAGCGCAGGAGAATGTAGCGCTGCAGGTGGCCGAGCAGATTTCGGCCTATCTGATGACCGGCGAAATCACCAATGCGCTCAACTTCCCTTCGATCTCGGCCGAGGAAGCGCCGCGGCTGACCCCGTTCATCAAGCTGGCCGAAGTGCTGGGCTCGTTTGCCGGGCAGCTGACGGAAACCGCGATCAAGTCGATCACCATCGAGTTCGAAGGCGATGTGGCTGCTATGAATACGCGGCCGATGGTGGCGGCGGCACTCAATGGCGTGCTCAAGCCAATGATGGGCGAGGTCAACATGGTTTCGGCCCCGCAGATCGCCAAGGATCGCGGCATTGCCGTGCAGGTGACGACCCGCGAGCAGCAGGGCGCCTATGAGAACTATATCCGGCTGACGGTCGCGACCGAAAAGCAGGAACGCAGCCTTGCAGGCACCGTATTCGCCAATGGCAAGCCGCGGGTGATCCAGGTCAAGGGCATCAACATGGAAGCGGAACTGACCCCGTCCATGCTTTATGTGACCAATGAGGACAAGCCGGGCCATATCGGCCGGCTGGGCACGCTGCTGGGCAAGCTTGGCATCAACATCGCCAACTTCAACCTGGGCCGTACCGATCCGGGTGCCGATGCCATTGCGCTGGTTTCGATCGATGGCACGTTGTCCGAGCCGCAGCTGGCCGAAATCGCCCAGCTCGAAGGCGTCAAGCAGGCCAAGGCACTGCGGTTCTAA
- a CDS encoding DMT family transporter: protein MTKPPITQSRGISARLLDRPYLLLVLTTMFWGGNVIAGKLAVGHIDPFTLTVLRWGGALLLILPFARTSLKRDWPVIRSRWPLYLFYGAVGYVTFNILVYMASYHASGINIALEQVTINLFVMLANFALFRTRVRPLQILGAVLTILGVLVTATHGEIGRLLALDIGFGDSLVLLACAAYAAYSVSLRYKPPTGWISFLVATCTGAFVAAIAYQIGLGGGMGALFAALPAVTPQGWAIALYTMVLPSIVSQMFYVRGVELIGANRASLFINLIPIFAATFAVLVLGERLELYHMAAAALVIVGIALAEWGALRALR from the coding sequence ATGACAAAGCCGCCAATAACCCAAAGTCGCGGCATTTCCGCCCGCCTGCTGGACCGCCCCTATCTGCTGCTGGTTCTGACCACCATGTTTTGGGGCGGCAATGTCATCGCCGGCAAGCTTGCCGTCGGACATATCGACCCCTTCACCCTCACCGTGCTGCGCTGGGGCGGCGCCCTGCTGCTGATTCTGCCCTTCGCCCGAACGTCGCTTAAACGCGACTGGCCGGTGATCCGCTCACGTTGGCCCCTCTACTTATTCTACGGCGCGGTGGGCTATGTTACATTCAATATCCTGGTTTATATGGCGTCCTACCATGCGAGCGGCATCAACATTGCCCTCGAGCAGGTGACAATCAACCTTTTCGTCATGCTGGCGAACTTCGCCCTCTTCCGCACCCGCGTGCGCCCACTGCAGATCCTGGGCGCGGTACTGACCATTCTTGGCGTGCTGGTCACCGCCACCCATGGCGAGATTGGCCGGCTCCTCGCACTCGACATCGGCTTTGGCGACAGTCTGGTCCTGCTCGCCTGCGCCGCTTACGCCGCTTACTCGGTGTCGCTGCGCTACAAGCCCCCCACTGGATGGATCAGCTTTCTCGTGGCGACCTGTACCGGTGCCTTTGTCGCCGCCATCGCCTACCAGATCGGTTTGGGCGGCGGCATGGGCGCACTGTTTGCCGCCCTTCCTGCGGTGACGCCCCAGGGGTGGGCCATCGCCCTTTACACCATGGTGCTGCCCTCGATCGTTTCGCAGATGTTCTATGTGCGCGGCGTCGAGTTGATCGGCGCCAACCGCGCCAGCCTCTTTATCAACCTGATCCCCATCTTTGCCGCCACCTTTGCCGTGCTGGTGCTGGGCGAACGGCTCGAACTCTACCACATGGCTGCCGCTGCCCTCGTCATCGTCGGCATTGCGCTGGCCGAATGGGGCGCCCTGCGCGCCTTGCGATAG
- a CDS encoding VOC family protein produces the protein MKPRISVITLGVGDLERALRFYRDGLGLPTQGIIGQEFEHGAVAFFDLAGGLKLAIWAQDDIAFDTGLTREPVSSTAMTLGHNVREREEVDAIMASAEGAGAAIIKPAQDTFWGGYAGYFRDPEGHLWEVVWNPQLLPAGE, from the coding sequence ATGAAACCAAGGATTTCCGTTATCACCCTGGGCGTTGGCGATCTCGAGCGGGCGCTGCGCTTTTATCGCGATGGACTGGGCCTGCCGACGCAAGGCATTATCGGGCAGGAGTTCGAGCACGGCGCCGTCGCGTTCTTTGATCTGGCGGGCGGATTGAAGCTCGCGATCTGGGCGCAGGACGATATTGCGTTCGATACGGGCCTTACCCGGGAGCCGGTGTCGTCCACCGCAATGACGCTCGGGCACAATGTAAGGGAACGCGAAGAGGTCGACGCGATCATGGCGAGCGCCGAGGGCGCGGGCGCCGCGATCATCAAGCCCGCGCAAGACACGTTCTGGGGCGGGTATGCTGGGTATTTCCGCGACCCCGAGGGGCACCTCTGGGAAGTGGTCTGGAACCCGCAATTGCTGCCTGCGGGCGAATAA